From the Acidobacteriota bacterium genome, the window CCATAGACAGAGTTCAAAAAATTCTGGATGTGTCGGATTGCTCACGCTGGTGTAAGTATGCTGAAAAAACTGTTTTCACCTGAAAACCTGCTCAATTGGTTTCTTGTGTTTGTGCCCGTTGCGGCGATTTTGGAATTGATCCACGCCAATCCGATTGCCATCTTTGCGGCTTCCGCACTGGCAATCGTTCCCCTGGCCGGATGGATGGGACGCGCGACGGAGCATCTGGCGGAAAAACTTGGGCAAGGGATTGGCGGATTGCTCAACGCCACGTTCGGAAATGCGGCAGAGTTGATCATTGCCTTGATGGCTTTGCACAAAGGATTGTACGAAGTCGTCAAAGCTTCGATTACAGGCTCGATCATCGGCAACATCCTTTTGGTGCTTGGTTTGAGCGTGGTCGTCGGCGGTTTGAAACATCCTCGCCAGGTGTTCAACAAAACGGCGGCGATGCTCGGTTCAACGATGCTGGCGCTGTCGGCAGTCGGTTTGTTGATGCCTGCTGTTTTCCATTTGCTGGTGAAAAACAATTCCGCCGCTGAACATGATTTAAGCTTGGAAATCGCGATTGTTTTGATCATCACCTACGCATTGAGCCTGGTTTTTACCCTGAGGACGCATTCGCACCTTTATACCGGTGGCGTGGATGATCCCGAAGAGCAGGCAGCGATCGGCACTCATGGATGGAGTCAGACCAAATCCATTGTCATTTTGTTGGTCGCAACAGTTTTGGTCGCCGTGATGAGCGAATTTCTGGTCGGAGCCGTCGAAGCAGCATCGCACGAACTTGGGTTGACCCAGATTTTCGTCGGCGTGATTTTGGTCGCCATCATCGGAAACGCGGCTGAACATTCCACTGCGGTACTGGTTGCGATCAAAAACAAGATGGATTTGGCCATCAACATTGCAATCGGCTCCAGCATGCAGGTGGCGCTGTTTGTCGCTCCGGTTCTTGTCTTTGCCAGCTACGCGTTTGGCAGGCCGATGGACCTGATTTTTACTTCGCTGGAAGTTGTGGCAATTTCGGTATCTGTGTTGATTGTTGCCTTAATTGCCCAGGATGGTGAGTCG encodes:
- the cax gene encoding calcium/proton exchanger; its protein translation is MLKKLFSPENLLNWFLVFVPVAAILELIHANPIAIFAASALAIVPLAGWMGRATEHLAEKLGQGIGGLLNATFGNAAELIIALMALHKGLYEVVKASITGSIIGNILLVLGLSVVVGGLKHPRQVFNKTAAMLGSTMLALSAVGLLMPAVFHLLVKNNSAAEHDLSLEIAIVLIITYALSLVFTLRTHSHLYTGGVDDPEEQAAIGTHGWSQTKSIVILLVATVLVAVMSEFLVGAVEAASHELGLTQIFVGVILVAIIGNAAEHSTAVLVAIKNKMDLAINIAIGSSMQVALFVAPVLVFASYAFGRPMDLIFTSLEVVAISVSVLIVALIAQDGESNWMEGVLLLAVYAILGLTFYFLPA